In a genomic window of Zingiber officinale cultivar Zhangliang chromosome 9B, Zo_v1.1, whole genome shotgun sequence:
- the LOC122023727 gene encoding F-box only protein 6-like isoform X1: MDEAAVLRQVVRQIQEHCQLSASPSLDRPHQINPRLYVLEFNNSLEYDFCGLLMKDKSGTKMVEVLEPPPCKRQRRGNPAKAISSISSDIMDQQIWKNFPEDLFEAVIARLPTESFFKFRTVCRKWNSLLSSRSFSHQIAEVPQLHPWFYAVTHENIAKGVMYNPARRKWHHISIPFLPAKIVYLPVASAGGLICFLDLAHKNFYVSNPLTSSFKELPPRSYRVWSRVAVGMILNGKTAGNGYKIMWLGCNGDHEIYDSVHNSWTHCADFPPSIKLPFSLNFRSQTVSTCRTIYFMHTEPNGILAYDVAIGVWKQYLIPSPLHLTDHTLAEHEGQILLVGLVTKNAANCVYIWEMQKMTLLWKEVDRMPNIWCLELYGKHVRMTCLGNHGLLMLSLRSKRMNRLVMCNLATKEWQRVPECLHPHGKKRQTIACGTALHPFPTALA, encoded by the exons ATGGATGAGGCGGCGGTGCTGAGACAGGTCGTCCGGCAGATCCAGGAGCACTGCCAACTTAGCGCCTCGCCCAGTCTTGACCGACCTCATCAAATCAATCCCAG GTTGTATGTATTAGAGTTTAATAACTCACTGGAATATGATTTCTGTGGTCTTTTAATGAAGGATAAGTCTGGCACAAAGATGGTCGAAGTTCTTGAGCCTCCACCTTGCAAGAGACAGAGAAGAGGTAACCCTGCAAAAGCAATTTCATCGATTTCAAGTGACATAATGGACCAGCAAATCTGGAAAAATTTTCCGGAAGATCTTTTTGAAGCTGTCATTGCAAGACTCCCTACAGAATCCTTCTTCAAGTTCCGGACTGTATGCAGAAAATGGAACTCTTTATTGTCCTCTAGAAGCTTCTCCCATCAGATTGCAGAAGTTCCACAGTTACATCCTTGGTTCTACGCTGTTACTCATGAAAACATAGCCAAAGGAGTCATGTACAATCCCGCCCGGAGGAAGTGGCATCATATCTCCATTCCGTTTCTCCCTGCAAAGATAGTATATCTTCCTGTAGCCTCAGCTGGTGGTCTCATCTGCTTCTTAGATTTAGCACACAAAAACTTTTACGTTAGTAATCCTCTGACGAGCTCATTTAAAGAACTTCCACCAAGGTCTTACCGAGTGTGGTCCCGTGTGGCTGTTGGGATGATACTAAATGGGAAGACTGCCGGCAATGGATACAAAATAATGTGGCTAGGATGCAATGGGGATCACGAGATCTATGACTCCGTTCACAACAGTTGGACACATTGTGCTGATTTTCCTCCAAGCATCAAGCTTCCATTCTCTTTGAATTTTAGGTCACAAACTGTATCTACTTGCAGGACCATCTACTTCATGCACACTGAACCCAATGGCATCTTGGCGTATGATGTGGCAATTGGTGTTTGGAAGCAGTATCTCATCCCTTCGCCACTACATCTTACGGACCACACACTAGCAGAGCACGAGGGGCAGATTTTGCTAGTGGGGTTGGTGACTAAGAACGCTGCCAATTGCGTCTACATATGGGAGATGCAGAAGATGACTCTCCTCTGGAAGGAGGTGGACAGAATGCCAAACATCTGGTGCTTGGAGCTTTACGGTAAGCACGTCCGGATGACATGCCTGGGCAACCATGGCTTGCTCATGCTTTCATTGAGGTCAAAGCGGATGAACCGTCTGGTCATGTGCAATTTGGCTACAAAGGAGTGGCAGCGTGTGCCGGAGTGCTTGCACCCCCACGGTAAGAAGAGACAGACAATAGCCTGTGGAACTGCACTTCATCCATTCCCAACTGCTCTTGCGTGA
- the LOC122023727 gene encoding F-box only protein 6-like isoform X2 — translation MKDKSGTKMVEVLEPPPCKRQRRGNPAKAISSISSDIMDQQIWKNFPEDLFEAVIARLPTESFFKFRTVCRKWNSLLSSRSFSHQIAEVPQLHPWFYAVTHENIAKGVMYNPARRKWHHISIPFLPAKIVYLPVASAGGLICFLDLAHKNFYVSNPLTSSFKELPPRSYRVWSRVAVGMILNGKTAGNGYKIMWLGCNGDHEIYDSVHNSWTHCADFPPSIKLPFSLNFRSQTVSTCRTIYFMHTEPNGILAYDVAIGVWKQYLIPSPLHLTDHTLAEHEGQILLVGLVTKNAANCVYIWEMQKMTLLWKEVDRMPNIWCLELYGKHVRMTCLGNHGLLMLSLRSKRMNRLVMCNLATKEWQRVPECLHPHGKKRQTIACGTALHPFPTALA, via the coding sequence ATGAAGGATAAGTCTGGCACAAAGATGGTCGAAGTTCTTGAGCCTCCACCTTGCAAGAGACAGAGAAGAGGTAACCCTGCAAAAGCAATTTCATCGATTTCAAGTGACATAATGGACCAGCAAATCTGGAAAAATTTTCCGGAAGATCTTTTTGAAGCTGTCATTGCAAGACTCCCTACAGAATCCTTCTTCAAGTTCCGGACTGTATGCAGAAAATGGAACTCTTTATTGTCCTCTAGAAGCTTCTCCCATCAGATTGCAGAAGTTCCACAGTTACATCCTTGGTTCTACGCTGTTACTCATGAAAACATAGCCAAAGGAGTCATGTACAATCCCGCCCGGAGGAAGTGGCATCATATCTCCATTCCGTTTCTCCCTGCAAAGATAGTATATCTTCCTGTAGCCTCAGCTGGTGGTCTCATCTGCTTCTTAGATTTAGCACACAAAAACTTTTACGTTAGTAATCCTCTGACGAGCTCATTTAAAGAACTTCCACCAAGGTCTTACCGAGTGTGGTCCCGTGTGGCTGTTGGGATGATACTAAATGGGAAGACTGCCGGCAATGGATACAAAATAATGTGGCTAGGATGCAATGGGGATCACGAGATCTATGACTCCGTTCACAACAGTTGGACACATTGTGCTGATTTTCCTCCAAGCATCAAGCTTCCATTCTCTTTGAATTTTAGGTCACAAACTGTATCTACTTGCAGGACCATCTACTTCATGCACACTGAACCCAATGGCATCTTGGCGTATGATGTGGCAATTGGTGTTTGGAAGCAGTATCTCATCCCTTCGCCACTACATCTTACGGACCACACACTAGCAGAGCACGAGGGGCAGATTTTGCTAGTGGGGTTGGTGACTAAGAACGCTGCCAATTGCGTCTACATATGGGAGATGCAGAAGATGACTCTCCTCTGGAAGGAGGTGGACAGAATGCCAAACATCTGGTGCTTGGAGCTTTACGGTAAGCACGTCCGGATGACATGCCTGGGCAACCATGGCTTGCTCATGCTTTCATTGAGGTCAAAGCGGATGAACCGTCTGGTCATGTGCAATTTGGCTACAAAGGAGTGGCAGCGTGTGCCGGAGTGCTTGCACCCCCACGGTAAGAAGAGACAGACAATAGCCTGTGGAACTGCACTTCATCCATTCCCAACTGCTCTTGCGTGA
- the LOC122023727 gene encoding F-box only protein 6-like isoform X3 — translation MVEVLEPPPCKRQRRGNPAKAISSISSDIMDQQIWKNFPEDLFEAVIARLPTESFFKFRTVCRKWNSLLSSRSFSHQIAEVPQLHPWFYAVTHENIAKGVMYNPARRKWHHISIPFLPAKIVYLPVASAGGLICFLDLAHKNFYVSNPLTSSFKELPPRSYRVWSRVAVGMILNGKTAGNGYKIMWLGCNGDHEIYDSVHNSWTHCADFPPSIKLPFSLNFRSQTVSTCRTIYFMHTEPNGILAYDVAIGVWKQYLIPSPLHLTDHTLAEHEGQILLVGLVTKNAANCVYIWEMQKMTLLWKEVDRMPNIWCLELYGKHVRMTCLGNHGLLMLSLRSKRMNRLVMCNLATKEWQRVPECLHPHGKKRQTIACGTALHPFPTALA, via the coding sequence ATGGTCGAAGTTCTTGAGCCTCCACCTTGCAAGAGACAGAGAAGAGGTAACCCTGCAAAAGCAATTTCATCGATTTCAAGTGACATAATGGACCAGCAAATCTGGAAAAATTTTCCGGAAGATCTTTTTGAAGCTGTCATTGCAAGACTCCCTACAGAATCCTTCTTCAAGTTCCGGACTGTATGCAGAAAATGGAACTCTTTATTGTCCTCTAGAAGCTTCTCCCATCAGATTGCAGAAGTTCCACAGTTACATCCTTGGTTCTACGCTGTTACTCATGAAAACATAGCCAAAGGAGTCATGTACAATCCCGCCCGGAGGAAGTGGCATCATATCTCCATTCCGTTTCTCCCTGCAAAGATAGTATATCTTCCTGTAGCCTCAGCTGGTGGTCTCATCTGCTTCTTAGATTTAGCACACAAAAACTTTTACGTTAGTAATCCTCTGACGAGCTCATTTAAAGAACTTCCACCAAGGTCTTACCGAGTGTGGTCCCGTGTGGCTGTTGGGATGATACTAAATGGGAAGACTGCCGGCAATGGATACAAAATAATGTGGCTAGGATGCAATGGGGATCACGAGATCTATGACTCCGTTCACAACAGTTGGACACATTGTGCTGATTTTCCTCCAAGCATCAAGCTTCCATTCTCTTTGAATTTTAGGTCACAAACTGTATCTACTTGCAGGACCATCTACTTCATGCACACTGAACCCAATGGCATCTTGGCGTATGATGTGGCAATTGGTGTTTGGAAGCAGTATCTCATCCCTTCGCCACTACATCTTACGGACCACACACTAGCAGAGCACGAGGGGCAGATTTTGCTAGTGGGGTTGGTGACTAAGAACGCTGCCAATTGCGTCTACATATGGGAGATGCAGAAGATGACTCTCCTCTGGAAGGAGGTGGACAGAATGCCAAACATCTGGTGCTTGGAGCTTTACGGTAAGCACGTCCGGATGACATGCCTGGGCAACCATGGCTTGCTCATGCTTTCATTGAGGTCAAAGCGGATGAACCGTCTGGTCATGTGCAATTTGGCTACAAAGGAGTGGCAGCGTGTGCCGGAGTGCTTGCACCCCCACGGTAAGAAGAGACAGACAATAGCCTGTGGAACTGCACTTCATCCATTCCCAACTGCTCTTGCGTGA
- the LOC122023254 gene encoding uncharacterized protein LOC122023254 yields the protein MALMITFHVANPIHSCLYLPPFYSLAIFCPFDLIMLHDDHQRLPRRQPSVDLCAILLAAFRASHLLPRLSPAGLASFLLGASFSMMLGGSMTFLLGFLLFPWVVGLVMLLYLVGLVSSLSGLGRSIICRISPLESQRDVRSPIF from the exons ATGGCGCTTATGATAACCTTCCACGTCGCCAACCCTATCCATTCCTGCCTTTATTTACCTCCCTTCTATTCTCTCGCCATCTTCTGTCCTTTTGACCTCATCATGCTTCACGACGACCACCAGCGCCTGCCCCGGCGGCAGCCCTCTGTCGATCTCTGCGCGATCCTCCTCGCCGCCTTCCGGGCCTCCCATCTCCTCCCTCGCCTCTCTCCGGCTGGCTTGGCGTCGTTCCTCCTCGGGGCCTCGTTCAGCATGATGCTTGGCGGTTCCATGACCTTCCTGCTCGGCTTTCTTTTGTTCCCCTGGGTGGTCGGACTCGTCATGCTGCTCTATCTGGTCGGCCTCGTCTCAAGTTTGTCCGGATTGGGCAGGTCCATTATTTGCCGGATTTCCCCTCTCGAATCTCAGCGCGATGTTAG ATCACCTATTTTCTGA